A DNA window from Setaria viridis chromosome 2, Setaria_viridis_v4.0, whole genome shotgun sequence contains the following coding sequences:
- the LOC117844408 gene encoding septum-promoting GTP-binding protein 1, with protein sequence MNVAAVAQLCGGGGRRGRKAQGPRVDLRWARLLRLAVVSRVLRIVRDQLLACSSCGGGGGAGGGGGRGGGRYRRLGPPAHAGGAMLAPVHRGDECVPGAAGDAAPCDAAAADGENVVSLKVSLLGDCQIGKTSFMVKYVGDDGEEQNGLQMTGLNLMDKTMAVRGARIAYSIWDVAGDVQSVDHIPIACKDAVAILYMFDLTSRCTLNNIIDWYERARKWNKTAIPILIGTKFDDFAQLPLEMQWAIVNQARAYARAMKATLFFSSATHNINVNKIFKFITAKLFNLPWTVERNLTIGEPIIDF encoded by the exons atgaacGTGGCGGCGGTCGCGCagctctgcggcggcggcggccggcgcggccggaaGGCGCAGGGCCCCCGGGTCGACCTGCGCTGGGCGCGCCTGCTCCGCCTCGCCGTGGTCAGCCGGGTGCTCCGCATCGTGCGGGACCAGCTGCTCGCGTGctcctcctgcggcggcgggggaggcgcgggcggcggcgggggccggggcggcggacggtACCGCCGCCTCGGCCCGCCAGCGCACGCCGGGGGCGCCATGCTGGCACCGGTCCATAGGGGCGACGAGTgcgtccccggcgccgccggtgacgcGGCGCCttgcgacgccgccgccgcggacggcgAGAACGTTGTCAGCCTCAAGGTCAGCCTGCTCGGCGACTGCCAGATCGGCAAGACCAGCTTCATG GTTAAGTATGTGGGAGATGACGGGGAGGAGCAGAACGGCTTGCAGATGACGGGCCTGAATCTCATGGACAAGACGATGGCCGTCCGGGGAGCTAGGATTGCCTACAGCATCTGGGACGTCGCAG GAGACGTCCAGTCTGTCGATCACATCCCAATCGCGTGCAAGGATGCCGTTGCGATCCTTTACATGTTCGATCTCACGAGCCGGTGCACGCTTAATAA TATTATAGATTGGTACGAGAGGGCGAGGAAATGGAATAAG ACGGCTATTCCAATCCTAATCGGGACAAAGTTTGATGACTTTGCTCAGCTTCCTCTTGAAATGCAATGGGCCATTGTTAACCAG GCCCGGGCATACGCAAGAGCGATGAAGGCGACCCTCTTCTTCTCGAGCGCGACGCACAACATCAACGTGAACAAGATCTTCAAGTTCATCACGGCGAAGCTCTTCAACCTGCCGTGGACGGTGGAGCGCAACCTCACCATCGGCGAGCCCATCATAGACTTCTGA
- the LOC117844534 gene encoding glucose-6-phosphate/phosphate translocator 2, chloroplastic, translated as MLTAAASVKPSAAVAATTKPAFKPLHLPPLPAGAPRPLSLSVSARPLYRQEHVLATVAAAAGRSDRASSPAPPAATADGARPVEVAAPAETARRAKIGVYFATWWALNVIFNIYNKKVLNAFPYPWLTSTLSLAAGSAIMLASWATRIAEAPQTDLDFWKALSPVAIAHTIGHVAATVSMAKVAVSFTHIIKSGEPAFSVLVSRFFLGEHFPAPVYFSLLPIIGGCALAAVTELNFNMVGFMGAMISNLAFVVRTIFSKKGMKGKSVSGMNYYACLSIMSLVILLPFAIAMEGPKVWAAGWQKAVAEIGPNFVWWVAAQSVFYHLYNQVSYMSLDEISPLTFSIGNTMKRISVIVASIIIFQTPVQPINALGAAIAILGTFIYSQAKQ; from the exons ATgctgaccgccgccgcctccgtcaagCCCTCCGCGGCCGTGGCCGCCACTACAAAACCGGCATtcaagcccctccacctccctcccctccccgccggtgCGCCCCggcccctctccctctccgtcTCCGCGCGGCCGCTGTACCGCCAGGAGCATGTCCTCGCCaccgtagcggcggcggcgggccgcagCGACCGCGCctcgtccccggcgccgccggccgccaccgcggaCGGCGCCCGGCCGGTGGAggtcgccgcgccggcggagaCCGCCCGGCGCGCCAAGATCGGGGTCTACTTCGCCACGTGGTGGGCGCTGAACGTGATCTTCAACATCTACAACAAGAAGGTGCTCAACGCGTTCCCCTACCCGTGGCTCACGTCGAcgctctccctcgccgccggctccgccaTCATGCTCGCGTCCTGGGCAACCAGGATCGCCGAGGCGCCCCAGACGGACCTCGATTTCTGGAAGGCGCTCTCTCCG GTGGCGATCGCGCACACGATCGGGCACGTCGCGGCGACGGTGAGCATGGCCAAGGTGGCCGTGTCGTTCACGCACATCATCAAGAGCGGCGAGCCGGCGTTCAGCGTGCTCGTCTCCAGGTTCTTCCTCGGCGAGCACTTCCCGGCGCCGGTCTACTTCTCCCTCCTCCCGATCATCGGCGGAtgcgccctcgccgccgtcacGGAGCTCAATTTCAACATGGTTG GATTCATGGGGGCAATGATCTCCAACCTCGCATTCGTCGTCCGGACCATCTTCTCCAAGAAGGGGATGAAGGGCAAGTCAGTCAGCGGGATGAACTACTACGCCTGCCTCTCCATTATGTCCCTGGTGATCCTCCTCCCTTTCGCCATCGCCATGGAGGGGCCTAAGGTGTGGGCAGCTGGCTGGCAGAAAGCAGTCGCCGAGATCGGTCCCAACTTCGTCTG GTGGGTGGCGGCGCAGAGCGTGTTCTACCACCTGTACAACCAAGTATCCTACATGTCGTTGGATGAGATTTCGCCGCTGACATTCAGCATCGGCAACACCATGAAGAGGATTTCTGTCATTGTCGCGTCCATCATTATCTTCCAAACGCCCGTTCAACCCATCAACGCGCTAGGAGCCGCCATCGCCATTCTTGGAACCTTCATCTACTCTCAG GCAAAGCAGTAA
- the LOC117842513 gene encoding vascular-related unknown protein 1 isoform X1: MEDLVSSPSFCRSVLSCSEGQAQSGESSWTDYFVDFMLSEEERKRQDANSYSATEGGVEGEGEDDGDGSSREEEEEDSMISDAASRAPADALLPIRYRGLKKLKKAFKALDHDDSLEDTASSPVNSPKVSAVSQLELSPKRRCNIRDLTKEAAGIGDDHGREGMDCTDAAMDGVRFGDQSQTSIAPCAELKDKGICLFPLSVLLHYHGRTN; encoded by the exons ATGGAGGATTTAGTTAGTAGCCCATCTTTCTGTAGGAGCGTCCTTAGCTGTAGCGAAGGGCAGGCTCAATCAGGAGAGAGCTCTTGGACCGATTACTTCGTGGATTTCATGCTAtccgaggaggagaggaagagacaGGATGCTAATTCCTATTCCGCTACCGAAGGCGGAGTCGAAGGCGAAGGCGAAGACGATGGCGATGGAAGCAgccgcgaggaggaagaggaggattctATGATCTCCGATGCCGCCTCTCGCGCCCCTGCGGACGCGCTGTTGCCTATCAGATACAGGGGGTTGAAGAAGCTCAAGAAGGCTTTCAAGGCCCTGGATCATGATGATTCACTGGAAGATACTGCAAGTTCCCCAGTGAATAGCCCAAAG GTCAGTGCTGTGTCACAGCTGGAATTGAGCCCTAAAAGGAGGTGCAACATCAGGGACCTCACCAAG GAAGCTGCAGGAATTGGCGATGATCACGGAAGAGAGGGGATGGATTGTACAGATGCAGCCATGGATGGAGTGAGATTTGGTGATCAGAGTCAGACGAGTATAGCTCCATGTGCAGAGCTCAAGGACAAGGGGATTTGTTTGTTCCCCTTGTCCGTGCTACTACACTACCATGGACGAACAAACTGA
- the LOC117842513 gene encoding vascular-related unknown protein 1 isoform X2 produces MEDLVSSPSFCRSVLSCSEGQAQSGESSWTDYFVDFMLSEEERKRQDANSYSATEGGVEGEGEDDGDGSSREEEEEDSMISDAASRAPADALLPIRYRGLKKLKKAFKALDHDDSLEDTASSPVNSPKVSAVSQLELSPKRRCNIRDLTKLQELAMITEERGWIVQMQPWME; encoded by the exons ATGGAGGATTTAGTTAGTAGCCCATCTTTCTGTAGGAGCGTCCTTAGCTGTAGCGAAGGGCAGGCTCAATCAGGAGAGAGCTCTTGGACCGATTACTTCGTGGATTTCATGCTAtccgaggaggagaggaagagacaGGATGCTAATTCCTATTCCGCTACCGAAGGCGGAGTCGAAGGCGAAGGCGAAGACGATGGCGATGGAAGCAgccgcgaggaggaagaggaggattctATGATCTCCGATGCCGCCTCTCGCGCCCCTGCGGACGCGCTGTTGCCTATCAGATACAGGGGGTTGAAGAAGCTCAAGAAGGCTTTCAAGGCCCTGGATCATGATGATTCACTGGAAGATACTGCAAGTTCCCCAGTGAATAGCCCAAAG GTCAGTGCTGTGTCACAGCTGGAATTGAGCCCTAAAAGGAGGTGCAACATCAGGGACCTCACCAAG CTGCAGGAATTGGCGATGATCACGGAAGAGAGGGGATGGATTGTACAGATGCAGCCATGGATGGAGTGA
- the LOC117845019 gene encoding protein disulfide isomerase-like 5-4, giving the protein MISSKLKSVDFYRKIPRDLTEASLSGAGLSIVAALAMMFLFGMELSSYLAVNTTTSVIVDRSSDGEFLRIDFNISFPALSCEFASVDVSDVLGTNRLNITKTVRKFSIDRNLVPTGSEFHPGPIPIVSKHGDDVEEVVDGSVPLSSRNFDSYSHQYPVLVVNFYAPWCYWSNRLKPSWEKTATIIRERYDPEMDGRILLGKVDCTEEADLCRRHHIQGYPSIRVFRKGSDVKENQGHHDHESYYGERDTESLVAAMETYVANIPKEAHVLALEDKSNKTVDPAKRPAPVTGGCRIEGFVRVKRVPGSVVISARSGSHSFDPSQINVSHYVTQFSFGKKLSPRMFYEFVRLTPYLRGYHDRLAGQSYMVKHGEVNANVTIEHYLQIVKTELVTLRSSKELKVLEEYEYTAHSSLVHSFYVPVVKFHFEPSPMQVLVTEVPRSFSHFITNVCAIIGGVFTVAGILDSIFHNTLRMVKKVELGKNI; this is encoded by the exons ATGATCTCCAGCAAGCTCAAGTCCGTCGACTTCTACAG GAAAATCCCTAGGGATTTGACCGAGGCATCACTATCTGGCGCTGGATTATCCATTGTAGCAGCACTAGCTATGATGTTTTTGTTTGGAATG GAGTTGAGCAGTTACTTAGCAGTCAATACTACCACATCTGTTATCGTTGATAGGAGTTCAGATGGGGAGTTTTTACGTATAGATTTCAATATAAG CTTTCCTGCACTTTCATGTGAATTTGCATCAGTTGATGTCAGTGATGTGCTGGGAACA AACAGATTGAACATAACGAAGACTGTTCGCAAGTTTTCGATTGATCGGAATTTAGTACCAACTGGATCAGAATTCCACCCTGGGCCTATTCCCATTGTCAGTAAGCATGGTGATGATGTTGAAGAAGTTGTTGATGGTTCAGTTCCCTTGTCATCTCGCAATTTTGATAGCTATTCGCACCA GTATCCTGTTTTGGTTGTCAACTTTTATGCCCCCTGGTGTTACTGGAGCAATCGACTG aaacctTCGTGGGAGAAGACTGCGACAATAATAAGGGAGAG ATATGACCCTGAAATGGATGGTAGAATCCTTCTTGGCAAGGTTGACTGCACTGAGGAAGCTGACTTGTGTAGGAG GCACCACATACAAGGATACCCATCCATTCGTGTTTTCCGTAAAGGGTCTGATGTCAA GGAGAATCAGGGTCACCATGATCACGAATCATACTACGGGGAGCGTGATACAGAGAGTTTAGTTGCG GCAATGGAAACGTATGTTGCAAACATTCCGAAAGAAGCTCATGTGCTTGCTTTGGAAGACAAATCCAATAAGACTGTTGATCCTGCCAAGCGCCCTGCTCCCGTGACTGGTGGATGCAGAATTGAAGGTTTTGTGCGGGTCAAAAGG GTTCCAGGGAGTGTTGTTATATCGGCTCGATCTGGGTCACACTCCTTTGATCCATCCCAGATAAATGTTTCACACTATGTGACACAGTTCTCATTTGGCAAAAAACTTTCGCCAAGGATGTTCTATGAATTCGTAAGACTAACTCCCTATCTTCGAGGATACCACGATAGATTAGCTGGCCAGTCTTACATGGTTAAGCATGGTGAGGTTAACGCCAATGTTACT ATTGAGCATTACCTACAAATTGTGAAGACTGAGCTTGTAACACTGAGGTCCTCAAAGGAACTGAAAGTGCTTGAGGAATACGAATACACAGCACACAGCAGCTTGGTGCACAGCTTCTATGTCCCTGTTGTGAAATTCCATTTTGAGCCTTCTCCCATGCAG GTCTTGGTAACTGAAGTTCCAAGATCCTTCTCTCATTTCATCACAAATGTCTGCGCCATTATTGGTGGAGTCTTCACG GTTGCTGGAATACTGGATTCCATCTTCCACAACACGCTAAGGATGGTGAAGAAGGTTGAGCTAGGAAAGAACATCTAA
- the LOC117845020 gene encoding uncharacterized protein produces the protein MTRNKRALLCCGVLVAVLVVLAVVFVALYFTVFRPRSPRVVATVVGTEISALNVFPPVLNITVHVDVTVRNPNYASFRYGDVVTAVRYHGDGVGESVVPAGEIGARATETIAAKVSVDTVRMAATPYFLPEAALGVLPLETATAVAGKAVVMGRFKISASSEVACEVHVYWTRSNATSECTSTVHIGR, from the coding sequence ATGACGAGGAACAAGCGCGCCCTGCTGTGCTGCGGCGTGCTGGTGGCCGtgctcgtcgtcctcgccgtcgtcttCGTGGCGCTCTACTTCACCGTGTTCCGGCCGCGGTCTCCCAGGGTGGTGGCGACGGTGGTGGGGACGGAGATCTCGGCGCTCAACGTCTTCCCGCCGGTCCTCAACATCACGGTGCACGTGGACGTCACCGTGCGCAACCCGAACTACGCGTCGTTCCGGTACGGCGACGTGGTGACGGCGGTGCGGTaccacggcgacggcgtggggGAGTCGGTGGTGCCGGCGGGGGAGATCGGCGCGCGCGCGACCGAGACGATCGCCGCCAAGGTGTCGGTGGACACCGTCAGGATGGCGGCGACGCCCTACTTCCTGCCGGAGGCCGCCCTCGGGGTGCTGCCGTTagagacggcgacggcggtggccggcaAGGCCGTGGTGATGGGCAGGTTCAAGATCAGCGCGAGCTCGGAGGTGGCGTGCGAGGTCCACGTGTACTGGACCAGGAGCAACGCCACGTCGGAGTGCACCTCCACGGTCCATATAGGCCGGTAG